CGGGCAGGCTTCTCCTCATAACTCAAGTTCTCAATCAACTGTAAAGGCTCATAGTCCACTACATGAGATGGATCTGCCACATACTTCCTCAATATGGAAACATGAAAATCGTTATGAACTGTAGAGAGAAACGGAGGTAAAGCTAACCTATAAGCCACAAGGTCACTTCGCTCTAAGATCTCAAATGGCCCAATGACATGAGGACTTAGCTTCCATTTTCCTGCCAAACCTAAAAATCAAGGTCCTTATGCCAAACATCAGCATAACTCTTCTGTCTATTCTAGGCTGTCTGCATCCGAGCTTTAATCTTTTGTATTGCTTCATTCGAAGTTCGCACTAGTTCGGACCCCAACAACTTTCGTTCACCAACCTCATCCTAGTAGATAGGGGATCTGCAACCTTtcccatatagggcctcaaatggcGATATGCCAATAGTAGCCTGATAACTATTGTTATAAGCAAACTCTATTAGATGTAAGTAAGTGTCCCAACTCCTTGAAAACTCAACGCACAAGTGCATAACATATCTTCCAACGTTTGGTTCAAACGCTCCGTCTGCCTATCTATCTGTGGGTAAAGTGTTGTGCTGAAATCTAACCTGGTACCTCTGACTGGAGGCTTTTCCAAAAACTACATGTGAAATGAGGGTCTCTGTCAGACACGATAGATACTGGCACCCCATGCAATCTCACCACCTCTTTCATATATAACTGTGGCCACTTATTCACCAAGTAAGTAGACTTTCCAGGAATGAAATGTGCTAACTTAGTGAGTCTGTCTACTATCACCTAAATCACAATAAAGCCCTTTGCTTTCCGACGCAACCCTACGATGAATTCCATAGATACATTTTCCCACTTCCATTATGGTATGCTTTAGGGCTGCAACAAGCCCGCTAGCTTCTCCCTTGGAGCTTTCACATGCTGACACACCAAGTACTTACTGACAAATTCTACAATTTCTCTCTTCATGTCATTCCATCAGTAGCAATATTTCAAGTCTTGGTACATCTTGGTATGGAGAATTGTGAGCTTCTAACAATGGTTCCTTCTTAAAGTCACCATCTGCAGGTATGCATAAGCATCCCTAACAGAGAAGACCATTATCTACGGACATTGAGAACTCATCACCCTGTCTTGACTCCACCTtgcaaaatttctcaacaaggtAAGGATCACCTCGTTGAGCATCAATAATCTTTCGTTTTAAGGATGGTTGCATTGTCAACTATGTCAAACATGCAGTTATTTCCCCCACAACTACTGCAATCTTAGCCCATTCAAGATCCTTGCACAGATGAGTTTGTCTAATAATCAGGGCTGTTGAATAGGCTGTCTTCCTACTTAAAGCATCTACTACTACATTCACCTTTCCTGGATGATATAGAATATCACAATCATAATCCTTTCCTAACTCCAGCCATCTGCGCTGTCGCATATTTAACTCTTTCGAAGTGAAGAAGTACTTTAGACTCTTATGGTCTTTGAAAATTTGTATCCTCTCTCCATATAAGTAATATCTCCAAATCCTTAGGGCAAAAACTACCACTGCCAACTCTAACTCATGTGTAGGATAGTTTCGTTTGTAGTTCTTCAATTGATGGGAGGCATAAGCAACCATCTTGCCTTGCTGCATCAGCATACACCCTAATCCTTTCTTGGAGGCATTACTGTAAATAACGAAGTTACCCGACCCATCTAGTACCATAAGTACTGGAGCAGAAACCAACTCCTATTTGAGATATTGAAAACTATCTTCACAAGCCTTACTTCAAACAAAAGAAGCTTCTTTCCTAGTTAACTGAGTCAAAGGAGTGGCTTTGTGagaaaaatatttcataaaacGACAATAATAGTCTGCTAACCCTAGGAAACTATGCACCTCACTGATTGTGGTTAGGTGAGGCCATCTCATAACTACCTCAATCTTTGCAGGGTCAACAAATACTTCTTCCTTTGATACCACATGTCCCGAAAAGGACACTTACCTCTACCAAAACTCATATTTAGAAAACTTGGTATATAACTTATTTGACCTTAGGGTCTCCAAAACCTTCCATAGATGCTTCTTGTGCTCTGCCTCGGTCTTGGAGTATACTAAGATATCGTCAATAAAAACTATCACAAAAGTGTCaaggaattccttgaacaccTTATTCATTAGGTTCATAAACACTGTTGGGGCATTTGTCAGGCCAAATGACATTATaatgaactcataatgtccatatctagaACGAAATGCAGTCTTGGGAATATCACTGTCTTTTATTCTCGACTAGTGATATCCTCAACGAAGATCAACCTTAGAGAAAACTGTAGCCCCTTGTAACTGATCGAACAAGTCATCAATCTTAGGAAGAGGGTACTTGTTCTTTATGTTTGTTCAACTCTCCATAATCAATGCATAAGCAGAGACCCATCATTCTTCTTTACAAATAACACTGGTGCACCCCAAGGTGATACACTTGGTCATATGAAACCCTTATCAAGTAATTCCTGCAACTGAGTCTTGAGCTCCTTCAACTTTGTTAGAGCCATTCTATATGGAACTTTCGAGATAGAAGTTATGCCGGCTCCAACACGATTGTAAAATCTATCTCCTGATACGACGGCAACCCTGGGAGATCTTCTGGAAAACATTTGGATAATCTCTTCCCACTGGCTTTGAAGTCAATGAGACCTTAGCTTTTCTGGTGTCAACCCCATTGGCCAAGATACTCCAAGTACCTAGATTAAGCAATTTGCTGGCTTTCAT
The nucleotide sequence above comes from Benincasa hispida cultivar B227 chromosome 3, ASM972705v1, whole genome shotgun sequence. Encoded proteins:
- the LOC120073514 gene encoding uncharacterized protein LOC120073514; the encoded protein is MQPSLKRKIIDAQRGDPYLVEKFCKVESRQGDEFSMSVDNGLLCLAGKWKLSPHVIGPFEILERSDLVAYRLALPPFLSTVHNDFHVSILRKYVADPSHVVDYEPLQLIENLSYEEKPARILTREVEILCNREIILVKVLWQNH